A region of Paenibacillus sp. 37 DNA encodes the following proteins:
- a CDS encoding aldo/keto reductase, protein MNHRIPEYTLNDGLKVPAIGFGTYSLKGEEGVKSIAFAMDAGYRLIDTAYNYENEATVGRAIKQSSIAREELLISSKLPGRYHAHDKALVAIQESLYRADLDYYDLYLIHWPNPKKDMYVEAWQALIEAKKRGYIRSIGVSNFLPEHNERLIKETGVAPSLNQIELHPFFDQADQREQDTKHGIVNESWSPIGRGNDAVQDILKDENILRIAETHGKTPTQIILRWHVQLGSIPIPKAGSLQHQQENINIFDFELSTEEMRVISAFNRPDGRLWDQDPSEYEEF, encoded by the coding sequence ATGAATCATCGAATTCCGGAATATACATTGAACGATGGCTTGAAAGTGCCTGCAATTGGATTTGGTACCTATAGTTTAAAAGGTGAAGAAGGCGTTAAATCGATCGCGTTCGCAATGGATGCGGGTTATCGATTAATTGATACGGCGTATAACTATGAGAATGAGGCAACGGTGGGCAGAGCAATCAAACAAAGCTCCATCGCCAGAGAAGAACTGCTCATTTCCTCGAAGCTGCCGGGGCGTTATCACGCTCATGATAAAGCACTGGTGGCGATCCAGGAATCCCTGTACAGAGCGGATCTGGATTATTACGACCTGTATCTGATCCACTGGCCCAATCCGAAAAAGGACATGTATGTCGAGGCATGGCAAGCACTGATCGAAGCAAAAAAACGTGGATATATCCGATCCATTGGAGTCAGCAACTTCCTGCCTGAGCACAATGAACGGCTGATTAAGGAAACGGGGGTAGCGCCGAGTCTGAATCAGATTGAGCTACATCCATTCTTCGACCAAGCCGATCAGCGGGAACAGGATACAAAACATGGCATCGTGAACGAATCCTGGAGTCCGATCGGACGTGGCAATGATGCCGTACAGGATATTCTGAAGGATGAGAACATTCTTCGGATTGCGGAAACGCATGGCAAAACACCAACCCAGATCATTCTGCGCTGGCATGTTCAGCTGGGTTCCATTCCAATTCCGAAAGCGGGCTCCTTGCAGCATCAGCAAGAAAATATTAATATATTCGATTTTGAGTTGAGCACAGAAGAGATGCGGGTTATCTCTGCATTTAATCGTCCGGATGGACGGTTGTGGGATCAGGACCCAAGTGAGTACGAAGAGTTTTAA
- a CDS encoding alpha-mannosidase, translating to MKMNSLYTRIHTIVKHLERARLTSKTYIPELYHKESGYHSWELVHEDPSSWNVFRKGDGWGGKDVHSCFKTRIRIPDHMEGKKVVCTIVTGADDIWNYDNPQFLAFLNGELICGLDVNHTEIDLTPAAAKGEEFELALYAYCSTSAADVFLNVYVAEHHQPVTDLYYDLKAALDAADLLREDDLERLNLVEHLNKAVNLLDLRQENSAEFHASVPEARQYLQDHVYGDVRPAGDHIPTVHCIGHTHIDVAWLWTLDQTREKVIRSFASVLYLMDKFPEYTFMSSQPQLYAYLKADYPSLYEKIKEKVAEGRWEAEGSMWLEADCNLISGESMIRQIIYGKRFFKDEFGVENRVLWLPDVFGYSAAMPQIMRKSGIDYFMTTKIAWNDTNQIPNDTMYWRGIDGSEVLTHFITATDYDKHPDFRQRRFETTYNGRFNASQVKGTWQRYQNKNINSDVLQCFGFGDGGGGPTEEMLEHGRRLDVGLPGVPAVKRTFVREFFEKLEQNLADVPSVPRWSGELYLEYHRGTYTSMARNKRYNRHSEFALADAELYAMIHRQANAQAAYPTDALEHAWKLTMLNQFHDILPGSSIEQVYVDSKEQYEEVLRVTDELKDSALNGIASRITSDGEAIVVFNTTGFVRTDVVELPAFARKVTVHDGDRPVPSQRTPEGGLVFLAENVPASGYKSFRITPDLTDELVAGVSVAQWEANQRHIHTPWYDIHLNESAEFTSVWDKLEGRELLQSGKRGNVLQVFEDRPAEYEAWNIDDYYEQHMWEISDLQSLEWVESGPVRSVLHVKRQFLDSVVEQTIIFYAHTRRIDFRTFVDWKQEHLLLKAAFPLDIWSEKAVYEIQYGNVERATHRNTSWDQARFEVCGQKWADLAENGYGAALLNDCKYGYDIHNSVMRLSLIKSATYPNENADKEQHVFTYALYPHQGDFREGRVIQAAYDLNRPLVAREIASQTGTLPELWSLASVDQDNVVLEVIKKAENNDDMIIRLYEAHGRRSRASLQLPEGAGATAYACDLLENNEAECAVENGRISFDIKPYEILTFRIPAGQ from the coding sequence ATGAAAATGAATTCCTTGTATACTCGGATCCATACCATAGTTAAACACTTGGAACGTGCACGACTGACCTCAAAGACATATATACCGGAGCTTTATCATAAAGAGAGTGGTTACCACTCTTGGGAACTGGTGCATGAGGACCCTTCCTCCTGGAACGTATTTCGTAAAGGTGATGGCTGGGGCGGTAAAGATGTACACAGCTGCTTCAAAACCCGGATTCGTATCCCGGATCATATGGAAGGAAAAAAAGTCGTATGTACCATTGTCACCGGTGCGGATGATATCTGGAACTATGATAATCCACAATTCCTGGCATTCCTCAATGGAGAACTGATCTGTGGTCTGGATGTGAACCATACGGAAATTGACCTGACACCTGCTGCGGCAAAAGGGGAAGAATTCGAACTGGCTTTATATGCGTACTGTAGTACTTCGGCGGCCGATGTCTTTCTCAATGTCTATGTAGCTGAGCATCATCAGCCTGTCACAGATCTATATTACGATCTTAAGGCTGCGCTCGATGCTGCGGATCTGCTACGTGAGGATGATCTGGAGCGGCTGAATTTGGTCGAACATCTGAATAAAGCCGTGAATCTGCTGGATTTGCGTCAGGAGAACAGCGCAGAATTCCATGCGTCAGTACCTGAAGCGCGCCAATATCTGCAAGATCATGTCTATGGTGATGTCCGCCCTGCTGGTGATCACATCCCTACCGTGCACTGTATCGGACACACGCATATTGATGTAGCATGGCTATGGACATTGGATCAGACTCGAGAGAAGGTCATTCGCAGCTTCGCGAGTGTATTGTATCTGATGGACAAGTTTCCAGAATACACGTTCATGTCCTCTCAGCCCCAGCTGTATGCGTACCTGAAAGCAGACTACCCGTCTCTCTATGAAAAAATCAAGGAAAAGGTAGCCGAAGGCCGCTGGGAAGCGGAAGGTTCGATGTGGCTGGAAGCCGATTGTAACCTGATCTCCGGCGAATCCATGATCCGTCAGATTATATACGGGAAACGTTTCTTCAAGGATGAGTTCGGCGTAGAGAACCGTGTGCTCTGGTTGCCGGATGTATTTGGTTATAGTGCAGCGATGCCGCAGATTATGCGCAAGAGTGGCATTGATTATTTTATGACCACCAAAATTGCCTGGAATGATACGAACCAGATTCCGAATGACACGATGTACTGGAGAGGTATTGACGGCTCTGAAGTTCTAACCCATTTCATCACAGCGACAGACTATGACAAACATCCTGATTTCAGACAACGTCGCTTCGAGACGACTTATAATGGACGATTCAACGCCTCTCAAGTCAAAGGCACGTGGCAGCGATACCAGAACAAAAACATCAATTCAGATGTTCTGCAATGTTTCGGATTCGGTGATGGCGGCGGAGGACCAACCGAAGAGATGCTGGAGCATGGCAGACGACTTGATGTTGGATTGCCGGGTGTGCCTGCGGTGAAACGTACCTTTGTACGTGAGTTTTTCGAGAAGCTGGAGCAAAATCTGGCGGATGTCCCTTCCGTTCCCCGCTGGTCGGGTGAGCTGTATCTGGAGTATCACCGCGGTACCTACACTTCCATGGCCCGCAACAAACGGTACAACCGTCATAGTGAATTTGCACTGGCCGATGCCGAGCTGTATGCCATGATTCATCGTCAGGCCAATGCCCAAGCGGCCTATCCAACTGATGCACTGGAGCATGCATGGAAGCTGACGATGCTGAACCAGTTCCATGATATTCTCCCAGGCAGCTCCATTGAGCAGGTATATGTGGATTCCAAAGAGCAATATGAAGAAGTTCTGCGTGTCACGGATGAGCTGAAAGACAGCGCACTGAACGGCATTGCAAGCCGAATTACATCTGATGGCGAAGCCATTGTGGTATTCAACACCACCGGATTCGTACGGACGGACGTTGTTGAACTGCCTGCTTTTGCGAGAAAAGTGACCGTTCATGATGGAGATCGCCCTGTACCAAGCCAACGTACTCCCGAAGGCGGACTTGTGTTCCTTGCAGAGAACGTGCCTGCATCCGGATATAAATCCTTCCGAATCACACCGGATCTGACAGACGAACTTGTCGCGGGCGTATCGGTTGCGCAGTGGGAAGCCAATCAGCGCCACATCCATACACCTTGGTACGATATTCACCTGAATGAAAGTGCCGAATTCACATCCGTATGGGACAAGCTGGAGGGGCGTGAGCTGCTTCAGTCTGGCAAGCGTGGTAATGTGCTGCAAGTGTTCGAGGATCGACCTGCGGAATATGAGGCATGGAACATTGACGACTATTATGAACAGCATATGTGGGAGATTAGCGACCTGCAGTCACTGGAGTGGGTTGAAAGCGGGCCGGTGCGTTCCGTGTTACATGTGAAGCGACAGTTCCTGGACTCTGTCGTTGAGCAAACGATCATCTTCTACGCGCATACACGCCGGATTGATTTCCGTACGTTTGTGGACTGGAAGCAGGAGCATTTGCTGCTAAAAGCCGCCTTCCCGCTGGATATCTGGAGTGAGAAAGCGGTCTACGAAATCCAGTACGGCAACGTCGAGCGGGCTACCCACCGTAATACGAGCTGGGATCAAGCCCGGTTTGAAGTGTGCGGACAGAAGTGGGCTGATCTGGCGGAGAACGGGTACGGTGCGGCGCTGCTGAACGACTGCAAATACGGATATGACATTCATAACTCGGTGATGCGACTGTCGCTGATCAAGAGCGCAACGTACCCAAATGAAAATGCTGACAAAGAGCAGCACGTATTCACCTACGCGCTCTATCCGCATCAGGGCGACTTCCGTGAAGGACGTGTCATCCAAGCTGCTTATGATCTCAACCGGCCGCTGGTTGCTCGTGAGATTGCATCGCAAACCGGCACGTTACCTGAGTTGTGGTCACTCGCATCGGTCGATCAGGATAATGTCGTGCTGGAGGTTATCAAAAAAGCCGAGAACAACGATGATATGATCATCCGTCTCTATGAAGCACATGGCCGCCGCAGCCGTGCTTCCCTGCAATTACCTGAAGGAGCAGGTGCTACGGCATACGCATGTGATTTGCTCGAGAACAACGAAGCGGAATGCGCCGTGGAAAATGGCCGGATTTCTTTTGATATCAAACCGTATGAGATTCTGACCTTCCGTATCCCTGCGGGACAGTAA
- a CDS encoding helix-turn-helix transcriptional regulator: MTTSVLTYEQGYVIHVNQPGDELFYHLDYDERSHDLNMEFQHFHDFYEVCILLDRTAAHIIEGSLYEIQPLDIVLLRPSLLHKTQYPKGTPPKRLMINFAMPRHMPGLENGYNELFSIFDEEVPIFRFPEERRKEILAPINDIFAISQQRSTLQPVVIHHKFVEFLCAIHRYAAENGYVREETGSSMSRRMYAIASYIHSHYQQDLSLDEVSRRFYVSAHHLSRQFNRVTGFTFTEYVQMTRIRNAQQLLLNSSEKITDIAAQCGFSSFSQFNRIFNKQSGMSPSAYRRSRPSQSKHEMMLVGERPE, encoded by the coding sequence ATGACAACATCCGTTTTGACATACGAGCAGGGATATGTAATCCATGTCAATCAGCCTGGAGACGAACTCTTTTATCATCTGGACTATGACGAGCGTTCTCATGACCTGAATATGGAGTTTCAGCACTTTCATGATTTTTATGAAGTCTGTATTCTTCTGGATCGTACGGCTGCGCATATTATTGAAGGCAGTTTATATGAGATTCAGCCATTGGATATCGTGCTGCTGCGACCTTCTTTGCTGCATAAGACGCAGTATCCGAAAGGTACACCGCCGAAACGGTTGATGATTAATTTTGCGATGCCTCGCCATATGCCAGGACTTGAGAACGGTTACAATGAACTATTCTCCATTTTTGATGAAGAGGTTCCGATTTTCCGCTTCCCGGAAGAACGGCGCAAAGAAATCCTCGCGCCCATCAATGATATTTTTGCCATATCCCAGCAGCGATCTACGCTTCAACCGGTTGTGATCCATCATAAATTTGTAGAATTTCTATGTGCAATTCATCGTTACGCAGCAGAGAACGGGTATGTGCGAGAAGAGACAGGATCATCGATGTCCCGGCGCATGTATGCCATTGCATCCTATATTCACAGCCACTATCAGCAGGATTTATCTTTGGACGAGGTGTCCAGGCGGTTTTATGTAAGTGCCCACCACTTGTCCCGCCAATTCAACAGGGTCACTGGTTTTACCTTCACGGAGTATGTGCAGATGACCCGTATTCGAAATGCCCAGCAATTGCTGCTGAATTCGAGTGAAAAAATTACGGACATTGCTGCACAGTGCGGGTTCTCCAGCTTTTCCCAGTTCAATCGCATCTTCAACAAACAGAGCGGTATGTCACCAAGTGCCTATCGACGGAGCAGACCATCGCAGAGCAAACATGAAATGATGCTTGTGGGTGAAAGACCCGAGTGA
- a CDS encoding ABC transporter ATP-binding protein gives MSKGLHMREVTMYYAEGNNRITALDHVSISVEPGEFVAVVGPSGSGKSTFLSIAGAMLKASEGDIQLNGNHISKLTEKELSNIRLQEVGFIMQSSNLVPYLNVLDQLLVVKRMAGTVKKEDKAFATKLLEELGLGSKLKSFPEELSGGEKQRTAIARSLMNNPNIILADEPTASLDTKRAHEVVSLIAQEVKSRQKAAIMVTHDERMLEYCDKVYRMYDGGLSLAKS, from the coding sequence ATGAGTAAGGGATTGCACATGCGGGAAGTCACCATGTATTATGCCGAAGGAAATAATCGGATCACCGCGCTCGATCATGTATCCATATCCGTGGAACCGGGGGAGTTTGTTGCTGTCGTTGGACCTTCTGGTTCTGGTAAAAGTACATTCTTGTCTATTGCTGGGGCTATGCTGAAAGCCTCCGAAGGAGATATTCAACTAAACGGAAATCATATTTCGAAGCTTACGGAGAAAGAGCTATCTAATATACGGCTGCAAGAAGTTGGATTTATTATGCAATCTTCCAATCTAGTTCCCTATCTAAATGTTCTCGATCAACTGCTAGTTGTAAAAAGAATGGCGGGAACGGTCAAAAAAGAGGATAAGGCATTTGCCACCAAGCTGCTGGAAGAACTGGGGCTGGGTTCGAAGTTAAAAAGTTTTCCCGAAGAGTTATCCGGTGGTGAGAAACAACGGACAGCCATTGCGCGTTCTTTAATGAATAATCCCAACATCATCTTGGCCGATGAACCAACCGCCAGTTTGGACACCAAACGAGCCCATGAAGTGGTTAGTCTAATCGCGCAAGAAGTGAAATCACGCCAAAAAGCAGCCATTATGGTTACCCATGATGAGCGCATGCTTGAATATTGTGACAAAGTATATCGGATGTATGATGGCGGTTTGTCCCTAGCTAAATCATAA
- a CDS encoding ABC transporter permease, whose translation MFLAMKELMHSKMKFLMIIIIFVLMAWLVFILSGLGNGLSTLAASTFKTMKADYVIFEEGAQSSMSKSLLSDQLVAKAEQLPNVDAASPMGSTMATAMKETSTKNEDKVDIAIIGINPGSFLEPAIVEGENLSSENPTGVVVNSTLKDEGYNIGDTFQLDGTTESLTIIGFVENQTYNHVASVFTPMAEWRKIAFAAPGSDKGIAGPVNAIMLQGENIDPAAINKELASTDTVTRSEAVQGMPGYKEENGTILMMLAFLLAISAFVLGVFFYVITMQKTNQFGIMKAIGASNRFLGKAIISQVFVLSLTSIVVGILLTYGTAAIMPKGMPFKLETSLVFNYSIILLVIAMLSSLVSVRKITKIDPLKALGRVE comes from the coding sequence ATGTTTTTAGCGATGAAGGAGTTAATGCATAGTAAAATGAAGTTTTTGATGATTATCATTATCTTCGTACTCATGGCTTGGTTGGTATTTATTTTATCCGGTCTGGGGAATGGATTGTCCACGCTAGCCGCATCAACATTCAAGACCATGAAAGCTGATTATGTCATCTTTGAAGAAGGGGCTCAGTCTTCCATGAGCAAGTCACTGCTGTCAGATCAACTGGTGGCGAAGGCGGAACAACTTCCTAATGTGGATGCTGCATCACCTATGGGAAGTACGATGGCAACAGCAATGAAAGAGACGAGTACCAAGAATGAAGATAAAGTCGATATAGCGATTATAGGAATTAACCCAGGAAGCTTCCTGGAACCAGCTATTGTAGAAGGTGAAAACCTGTCTTCCGAAAATCCCACCGGGGTGGTTGTGAATTCGACCCTAAAAGATGAGGGCTATAATATCGGGGACACCTTTCAACTGGATGGCACGACGGAATCATTGACCATTATCGGATTTGTGGAGAATCAGACCTATAACCACGTTGCATCCGTATTTACCCCGATGGCTGAATGGCGGAAGATTGCCTTTGCGGCTCCAGGTTCAGATAAAGGAATTGCCGGACCGGTTAATGCGATCATGTTACAAGGCGAAAATATTGATCCAGCAGCTATAAATAAAGAGTTAGCCAGTACGGATACAGTTACCCGGTCGGAAGCTGTGCAAGGCATGCCAGGATACAAAGAAGAGAACGGAACGATTCTGATGATGCTTGCATTTCTGCTCGCGATCTCTGCATTTGTACTCGGGGTATTCTTCTATGTCATTACGATGCAAAAGACCAACCAGTTCGGCATTATGAAAGCGATCGGTGCCAGCAACCGTTTCTTGGGAAAAGCCATTATCTCGCAAGTGTTTGTACTTTCGCTGACTAGCATTGTTGTTGGAATCTTGCTGACTTATGGGACAGCAGCAATTATGCCAAAAGGAATGCCATTTAAGCTGGAAACCAGTCTTGTCTTCAATTATTCTATTATCCTGCTGGTTATCGCTATGTTAAGTTCATTGGTATCTGTTCGCAAAATTACAAAGATCGATCCGCTTAAGGCGCTCGGGAGGGTTGAATAA
- a CDS encoding TetR/AcrR family transcriptional regulator, with product MGRKQSFTETELLDTTKKLILEHGYDGFHLKLLSQHLSGARSTIYQYYANKEEIVAACMKRVIATVLENSLAVDETDPMDALEQLLLIYAEESTLHQLLGDASKINTTNSAAAARDLEFIEEAHKTLKIQLSRLFGRAQQDQALRQDIPLPVLVGVFFNLINTPNMMNIPTPDWGKLLFQMWIGGAKS from the coding sequence ATGGGAAGAAAACAATCTTTTACCGAAACAGAGCTACTGGATACGACCAAGAAATTAATTCTGGAGCATGGCTACGACGGTTTTCATCTTAAGCTGCTCTCACAGCATCTATCTGGAGCCCGGAGCACGATATATCAATATTACGCCAATAAAGAAGAGATTGTTGCTGCTTGTATGAAGCGTGTAATAGCAACCGTGTTGGAGAATTCATTAGCCGTTGATGAGACTGATCCCATGGATGCTCTTGAGCAACTGCTTCTGATCTACGCAGAAGAATCGACGCTCCATCAACTTCTGGGAGATGCCAGTAAAATTAATACGACTAATTCTGCTGCGGCAGCGAGAGATCTTGAATTTATTGAGGAAGCACATAAGACCCTCAAAATTCAATTATCACGCTTATTTGGACGTGCACAGCAGGATCAGGCCCTCCGGCAAGATATCCCTCTACCTGTACTTGTTGGTGTATTCTTCAACTTAATTAATACGCCTAACATGATGAATATCCCTACGCCTGATTGGGGAAAGCTGTTGTTCCAAATGTGGATCGGAGGAGCCAAGAGCTAA
- the pdxA gene encoding 4-hydroxythreonine-4-phosphate dehydrogenase PdxA, giving the protein MKPTIGITMGDAAGIGPEIIMKALGHQEMYDQCNPLVIGDAKILERVLPIIDSSLNVNAIQEPSEAKYEFGTVDVIDLNLVPADLEYGKVSAVAGDAAFQFLAKAIDLAKKHQIHSICTAPLNKEALHQGGHLYPGHTEILADLTDTQDFSMMLTTPNLRVIHLTTHMGLIDAIASINPERTYTVVKLAHDTLKKAGFENPRVAVCGINPHAGENGLFGNGEEEGKLQPGIERAQQEGINVVGPLPADTLFFRAGRGDFDIVVACYHDQGHAPIKVMGIEEGVNITVGLKGGIIRTSVDHGTAFDIAGKNIADDKSMLAAIRSAIELAPKDQG; this is encoded by the coding sequence ATGAAACCTACAATAGGAATTACGATGGGCGACGCAGCAGGTATTGGACCGGAGATTATTATGAAAGCACTGGGTCATCAAGAGATGTATGATCAGTGCAATCCACTCGTGATCGGTGATGCGAAGATTCTGGAGCGCGTACTGCCGATCATCGACTCAAGTCTGAACGTTAACGCGATTCAAGAGCCTTCCGAAGCCAAGTATGAATTCGGTACTGTAGATGTGATTGATTTGAACCTTGTCCCTGCGGACTTGGAATACGGCAAAGTATCTGCCGTGGCTGGGGATGCAGCATTCCAGTTTCTCGCCAAAGCCATTGATCTCGCCAAAAAACACCAGATTCACTCCATCTGCACAGCACCTTTGAACAAAGAAGCCTTGCATCAAGGGGGGCACCTGTATCCAGGACACACCGAAATTCTGGCGGACCTGACGGATACACAGGACTTCTCGATGATGCTGACAACGCCTAATCTGAGAGTCATTCACCTGACGACACACATGGGTCTGATTGATGCCATCGCGAGTATCAACCCGGAAAGAACCTACACCGTTGTGAAGCTTGCCCATGATACGCTGAAAAAAGCAGGCTTTGAGAATCCGCGCGTAGCCGTATGCGGAATCAATCCTCATGCCGGAGAGAACGGACTGTTCGGCAACGGGGAAGAAGAAGGAAAACTGCAGCCCGGCATTGAGCGTGCGCAGCAGGAAGGCATTAACGTCGTTGGTCCACTCCCGGCGGACACACTCTTCTTCCGCGCTGGCCGCGGAGACTTCGATATTGTGGTAGCCTGCTACCACGACCAAGGCCATGCGCCAATTAAGGTAATGGGCATCGAGGAAGGCGTGAACATCACCGTTGGTCTGAAGGGCGGCATCATTCGTACGTCGGTTGACCACGGTACAGCCTTCGACATCGCAGGTAAGAACATCGCCGATGACAAAAGCATGCTGGCTGCCATCCGCTCCGCCATTGAGCTGGCACCGAAGGATCAGGGATAA